One window of the Salmo trutta chromosome 35, fSalTru1.1, whole genome shotgun sequence genome contains the following:
- the LOC115174684 gene encoding phosphoacetylglucosamine mutase → MSCSEWVYWPHSAPRRLRPPLESWSHNPEEDNGVKLVDPMGEMVTPAWEGYATQLVNAEREGLLTALKDVIEREAISMAQEASVFVGKDTSDSAGRFHLLDGDKIATLISTYLKELLTQAGLDLQIAVVQTAYANGSSTRYLEDTMKVIVRCTKTGLKHLHHAAQEFDIGVYFEANGHGTTVGDAISDMLLIEAVFAIRGMTVQQWDAICTDLPNRQLKVKVADRRVIDTTDAERRTVSPAGLQEAIDSLVNKHRQAHSFVCPSGTEDVGRVYAEADTQESADALAHEVSLAVYRLAGGVGEEPKPL, encoded by the exons ATGTCATGTTCCGAATGGGTTTACTGGCCACACTCCGCTCCAAGAAGACTAAGGCCACCATTGGAGTCATGGTCACACAACCCTGAG GAGGATAACGGGGTTAAGCTGGTGGACCCCATGGGGGAGATGGTGACCCCTGCGTGGGAGGGCTATGCCACCCAGCTGGTTAACGCAGAGCGGGAGGGGCTCCTCACCGCCCTGAAGGACGTAATCGAGAGAGAGGCCATCAGCATGGCCCAGGAGGCCAGCGTGTTTGTGGGTAAAGACACAAG CGACTCAGCAGGGAGATTTCACCTGCTAGACGGAGACAAGATTGCCACCCTCATCAGCACATACCTCAAAGAACTGCTTACACAG GCTGGTCTTGACCTACAAATAGCCGTGGTACAGACGGCGTACGCTAATGGCAGCTCTACACGCTACCTGGAAGACACCATGaag gtgATAGTGCGGTGTACCAAGACCGGACTGAAACACCTTCACCATGCGGCCCAGGAGTTTGACATTGGTGTTTACTTCGAGGCCAACGGCCACGGGACT ACAGTAGGAGATGCTATCTCTGACATGCTGCTGATTGAGGCGGTGTTCGCCATCAGAGGGATGACAGTACAACAATGGGACGCCATCTGCACAGACTTGCCCAACAGACAGCTCAAAGTCAAG GTGGCAGACCGGCGTGTGATTGACACTACAGATGCAGAGAGGAGAACAGTGAGTCCAGCAGGTCTGCAGGAGGCCATAGACAGCCTGGTGAATAAGCACAGACAGGCACACTCCTTTGTCTGCCCCTCGGGTACTGAGGATGTGGGCCGGGTCTACGCTGAGGCAGACACACAG GAGAGTGCTGATGCCCTGGCACATGAAGTTAGCCTGGCAGTGTACCGCCTCGcaggaggagtgggagaggagccCAAACCTTTATAA
- the LOC115174683 gene encoding glial fibrillary acidic protein isoform X1: protein MSRSPERMSSYRRHFEDALASSSASYQVRVSSPSPTRRDVRHRSASYSRSGGTMGRRNTSSNRKSRMTSSVSMGALCFGMNMGLGPSLDLDAAAAENQEFMSTRTGERQEMVALNDRLAIYIEKVRTLEGQNKLLEAEIDALKNRYMKPSGLRQLYEGQLRELHRIAEQMRVQRDLAVAAKGAMAGQVEVLKVKYEEAQEARKNAELEIEAFRPDVDRATSARIGLEKQLENLEVELAFLTRVHKEEIEELMQQIYVAVAKVDVTFALPDLSSALKQIQSQYDSIAARNLQEMDAWYKSKFQDLNNVTTKHVQSVRSVREEIASYKKDSLNLERELESLKTRNESLEVQIRDAVARHKKEEETLRERIEGLKLELMVMKEKIALLLREYQELLNVKMALEIEITTYRALIEGEDTRLSTMVQGMSLGGGRVGVAISASSTSASVSAASVSGYRAGLGRAPGNGYRGTKEAPGGAVISPESQTESFEEQSVEMTERKTLLIRTVKTDDMYESDTQERTITISGAADDTDED from the exons ATGAGTCGCAGCCCAGAAAGGATGTCTTCTTACCGCCGCCACTTCGAGGACGCCCTTGCCTCCTCTTCTGCTTCCTACCAGGTGCGGGTTTCGAGCCCTTCACCGACCCGAAGGGATGTACGTCACCGCTCTGCCAGCTACAGTCGCAGCGGTGGAACCATGGGGAGGAGGAACACCTCCAGCAACCGCAAATCCCGTATGACCAG CAGTGTGAGTATGGGGGCCCTGTGCTTCGGAATGAACATGGGCCTGGGGCCCAGCCTGGACCTGGATGCAGCTGCAGCGGAGAACCAAGAATTCATGAGCACCCGCACCGGCGAGAGGCAGGAGATGGTGGCCCTCAACGACCGCCTGGCTATCTACATCGAGAAG GTGCGTACTCTGGAGGGGCAGAACAAGCTGCTGGAGGCTGAGATTGATGCTCTGAAGAACCGCTATATGAAGCCGTCTGGGCTGAGACAGCTCTACGAGGGACAGCTGAGAGAGCTCCACCGGATCGCGGAGCAGATGAGAGTTCAGAGG GACCTGGCTGTAGCGGCCAAGGGGGCCATGGCAGGACAGGTGGAGGTGCTCAAGGTCAAATATGAGGAGGCTCAGGAGGCCAGGAAGAATGCAGAGTTGGAGATCGAAGCCTTCCGCCCC GATGTGGATAGAGCCACCTCAGCCCGTATCGGCCTGGAGAAACAGCTGGAGAACCTGGAGGTGGAGCTGGCCTTCCTGACCAGAGTTCACAAAGAG GAAATTGAGGAACTGATGCAGCAGATCTACGTGGCGGTGGCGAAGGTGGACGTGACCTTTGCCCTTCCTGACCTCTCCTCCGCCCTCAAACAAATCCAGTCCCAGTACGACAGCATCGCTGCCAGAAACCTACAG GAGATGGACGCTTGGTACAAGTCAAAGTTCCAGGATCTGAACAATGTGACAACCAAACACGTTCAAAGCGTTCGAAGTGTGAGAGAGGAAATCGCAAGTTACAAGAAAGAT agctTAAACCTGGAGCGTGAGTTGGAGTCTCTGAAAACGAGAAATGAGTCTCTGGAGGTTCAGATTCGTGACGCTGTGGCGAGACACAAGAAAGAAGAGGAGACACTGCGT GAGCGTATCGAGGGTCTGAAGCTGGAGCTGATGGTGATGAAGGAGAAGATAGCTCTGTTGCTGAGAGAGTACCAGGAGCTGCTCAACGTCAAGATGGCCCTGGAGATTGAGATCACCACCTACAG GGCGCTGATCGAGGGCGAGGACACCCGTCTCAGCACCATGGTACAGGGCATGTCCCTGGGTGGAGGAAGAGTAGGTGTGGCCATCAGCGCTAGCTCCACCTCTGCCTCGGTTAGCGCCGCCTCTGTCAGCGGATACAGGGCCGGGCTGGGCAGAGCCCCTGGTAATGGATACAGAGGCACCAAAGAGGCCCCTGGCGGGGCGGTGATATCACCAGAGAGCCAGACGGAGAGCTTCGAGGAACAGTCAGTGGAGATGACTGAGCGGAAGACTCTTCTCATCAG AACAGTTAAGACAGATGACATGTATGAGAGCGACACACAGGAACGCACCATTACCATCTCTGGAGCTGCTGACGACACAGACGAGGACTAG
- the LOC115174683 gene encoding glial fibrillary acidic protein isoform X2, translated as MSRSPERMSSYRRHFEDALASSSASYQVRVSSPSPTRRDVRHRSASYSRSGGTMGRRNTSSNRKSRMTSSVSMGALCFGMNMGLGPSLDLDAAAAENQEFMSTRTGERQEMVALNDRLAIYIEKVRTLEGQNKLLEAEIDALKNRYMKPSGLRQLYEGQLRELHRIAEQMRVQRDLAVAAKGAMAGQVEVLKVKYEEAQEARKNAELEIEAFRPDVDRATSARIGLEKQLENLEVELAFLTRVHKEEIEELMQQIYVAVAKVDVTFALPDLSSALKQIQSQYDSIAARNLQEMDAWYKSKFQDLNNVTTKHVQSVRSVREEIASYKKDSLNLERELESLKTRNESLEVQIRDAVARHKKEEETLRERIEGLKLELMVMKEKIALLLREYQELLNVKMALEIEITTYRALIEGEDTRLSTMVQGMSLGGGRVGVAISASSTSASVSAASVSGYRAGLGRAPGNGYRGTKEAPGGAVISPESQTESFEEQSVEMTERKTLLIS; from the exons ATGAGTCGCAGCCCAGAAAGGATGTCTTCTTACCGCCGCCACTTCGAGGACGCCCTTGCCTCCTCTTCTGCTTCCTACCAGGTGCGGGTTTCGAGCCCTTCACCGACCCGAAGGGATGTACGTCACCGCTCTGCCAGCTACAGTCGCAGCGGTGGAACCATGGGGAGGAGGAACACCTCCAGCAACCGCAAATCCCGTATGACCAG CAGTGTGAGTATGGGGGCCCTGTGCTTCGGAATGAACATGGGCCTGGGGCCCAGCCTGGACCTGGATGCAGCTGCAGCGGAGAACCAAGAATTCATGAGCACCCGCACCGGCGAGAGGCAGGAGATGGTGGCCCTCAACGACCGCCTGGCTATCTACATCGAGAAG GTGCGTACTCTGGAGGGGCAGAACAAGCTGCTGGAGGCTGAGATTGATGCTCTGAAGAACCGCTATATGAAGCCGTCTGGGCTGAGACAGCTCTACGAGGGACAGCTGAGAGAGCTCCACCGGATCGCGGAGCAGATGAGAGTTCAGAGG GACCTGGCTGTAGCGGCCAAGGGGGCCATGGCAGGACAGGTGGAGGTGCTCAAGGTCAAATATGAGGAGGCTCAGGAGGCCAGGAAGAATGCAGAGTTGGAGATCGAAGCCTTCCGCCCC GATGTGGATAGAGCCACCTCAGCCCGTATCGGCCTGGAGAAACAGCTGGAGAACCTGGAGGTGGAGCTGGCCTTCCTGACCAGAGTTCACAAAGAG GAAATTGAGGAACTGATGCAGCAGATCTACGTGGCGGTGGCGAAGGTGGACGTGACCTTTGCCCTTCCTGACCTCTCCTCCGCCCTCAAACAAATCCAGTCCCAGTACGACAGCATCGCTGCCAGAAACCTACAG GAGATGGACGCTTGGTACAAGTCAAAGTTCCAGGATCTGAACAATGTGACAACCAAACACGTTCAAAGCGTTCGAAGTGTGAGAGAGGAAATCGCAAGTTACAAGAAAGAT agctTAAACCTGGAGCGTGAGTTGGAGTCTCTGAAAACGAGAAATGAGTCTCTGGAGGTTCAGATTCGTGACGCTGTGGCGAGACACAAGAAAGAAGAGGAGACACTGCGT GAGCGTATCGAGGGTCTGAAGCTGGAGCTGATGGTGATGAAGGAGAAGATAGCTCTGTTGCTGAGAGAGTACCAGGAGCTGCTCAACGTCAAGATGGCCCTGGAGATTGAGATCACCACCTACAG GGCGCTGATCGAGGGCGAGGACACCCGTCTCAGCACCATGGTACAGGGCATGTCCCTGGGTGGAGGAAGAGTAGGTGTGGCCATCAGCGCTAGCTCCACCTCTGCCTCGGTTAGCGCCGCCTCTGTCAGCGGATACAGGGCCGGGCTGGGCAGAGCCCCTGGTAATGGATACAGAGGCACCAAAGAGGCCCCTGGCGGGGCGGTGATATCACCAGAGAGCCAGACGGAGAGCTTCGAGGAACAGTCAGTGGAGATGACTGAGCGGAAGACTCTTCTCATCAG TTAA